A genomic region of Solidesulfovibrio sp. contains the following coding sequences:
- a CDS encoding citrate synthase: MREVKTATLTYGDKTLHLPVTVGSEGEVGIDVTSLEKEAGLLTFDPGYANTGSCLSGITFVDGEKGILRYRGIPIEQLAEKSSFIETAMLLIFGKLPTSEERSDFRVLLSEHELLHEGLLHHFDGFQPGGQPMAILSAVINSLGNYHPELLEIQSMDEFVMAVAKLVSKVRTIAAFSYRKSRGLPFMYPDPNLSYCRNFLHMMFSVPNRDFEATPQAVAALSLFLVVHADHEQNCSCSTVRMVGSTQANLFASVSSGICALWGRLHGGANAAVIEMLEQILAGKHKVKSFLDLVKRRERRLMGFGHRVYKNFDPRAKVLKKAAHDLVFQSGKSDPLMDVALELEEAALSDDYFKSRKLYPNVDFYSGIILRALGIPVNMFPVMFAIGRMPGWIAHWREENRDPTTRIHRPRQIYTGPPRRPYVPLDQR, encoded by the coding sequence ATGCGCGAAGTCAAGACCGCCACACTGACCTACGGCGACAAAACCCTGCACCTGCCCGTGACCGTCGGCAGCGAGGGCGAGGTCGGCATCGACGTCACGTCCCTGGAAAAAGAGGCGGGGCTGCTGACCTTCGACCCGGGCTACGCCAACACCGGCTCCTGCCTGTCGGGCATCACCTTCGTCGACGGCGAAAAAGGCATCCTGCGCTACCGCGGCATCCCCATCGAGCAGTTGGCCGAAAAGAGCTCGTTTATCGAAACGGCCATGCTGCTCATCTTCGGCAAGCTGCCGACTTCCGAAGAACGTTCGGACTTCCGCGTGCTCTTGTCCGAGCATGAGCTCCTGCACGAAGGATTGCTCCACCATTTCGACGGGTTCCAGCCGGGCGGCCAGCCGATGGCCATTCTGTCGGCCGTCATCAATTCCCTGGGCAACTACCACCCGGAGCTGCTGGAAATCCAGAGCATGGACGAGTTCGTCATGGCCGTGGCCAAGCTGGTGAGCAAGGTGCGCACCATCGCCGCCTTCAGCTACCGCAAGTCGCGCGGCCTGCCCTTCATGTACCCGGACCCCAACCTGAGCTATTGCCGCAACTTCCTGCACATGATGTTTTCCGTGCCCAACCGCGACTTCGAGGCCACCCCCCAGGCCGTGGCCGCCCTGTCGCTGTTTCTGGTGGTCCACGCCGACCACGAGCAGAATTGCTCCTGTTCCACGGTGCGCATGGTCGGCTCCACCCAGGCCAACCTCTTCGCCAGCGTGTCCTCGGGCATCTGCGCCCTGTGGGGACGGCTGCACGGCGGGGCCAACGCGGCGGTCATCGAGATGCTGGAACAGATCCTGGCCGGCAAGCACAAGGTCAAATCCTTCCTGGACCTGGTCAAGCGCAGGGAACGCCGGCTCATGGGATTTGGCCACCGGGTCTACAAGAACTTCGACCCCCGGGCCAAGGTGCTCAAGAAGGCCGCCCACGACCTGGTCTTCCAGTCGGGCAAGAGCGATCCGCTCATGGACGTCGCCCTGGAGCTGGAGGAGGCGGCCCTGTCCGACGACTACTTCAAGAGCCGCAAGCTCTACCCCAACGTGGACTTCTATTCGGGCATCATCCTGCGGGCCCTGGGCATTCCGGTCAACATGTTCCCGGTCATGTTCGCCATCGGCCGCATGCCGGGCTGGATCGCCCACTGGCGCGAGGAAAACCGCGACCCCACCACCCGCATCCACCGGCCGCGCCAGATCTATACCGGCCCGCCGCGCCGGCCCTACGTGCCGCTCGACCAGCGCTAG
- the fdhE gene encoding formate dehydrogenase accessory protein FdhE yields the protein MDATTASLAEDVGRLRRERPHVRAFVDPFLGLLFARAPLVDVLRCAGASLPGPRPDPMRLSQGACLEPRDELAVLPADLERAVEVLQPAISSGFREVRPDLAAIGRAALADAAFAARVVGETLRDRRRAVAALAHPLGVDERVLAFWGVQLATPLAMARGRRLGPLVAEAAWNRGYCPVCGAWPGHARRDGGGVRMICSSCATAWRFSRPECPFCEAPGPSAQVYAVPGFDGERVVACRRCNHYLAELVEDALADYAPEVAGLALAPLELLARQHGHIPAVLDWRQMPWA from the coding sequence ATGGATGCAACCACCGCCTCACTGGCCGAGGATGTCGGCCGCCTGCGCCGGGAACGGCCCCATGTCCGGGCCTTTGTCGATCCCTTTCTGGGGCTTTTGTTCGCCCGCGCCCCCCTGGTCGACGTGCTGCGCTGCGCCGGGGCCTCCCTGCCCGGGCCGCGCCCCGACCCCATGCGCCTGTCCCAGGGGGCCTGCCTGGAGCCGCGCGACGAACTGGCCGTTTTGCCGGCGGATTTGGAGCGGGCCGTGGAGGTGCTCCAGCCGGCCATAAGCAGCGGGTTTCGCGAGGTGCGCCCGGACCTGGCGGCCATCGGCCGGGCGGCCCTGGCCGACGCGGCCTTCGCCGCCCGGGTGGTGGGCGAGACGTTGCGGGACCGGCGCCGGGCGGTGGCCGCGCTGGCCCATCCCCTGGGCGTCGACGAGCGGGTGCTGGCCTTTTGGGGGGTGCAACTGGCCACGCCCCTGGCCATGGCCCGGGGCAGGCGGCTGGGGCCGCTCGTGGCCGAGGCGGCCTGGAACCGGGGCTACTGCCCGGTGTGCGGGGCCTGGCCCGGCCATGCCCGCCGCGACGGCGGCGGGGTGCGCATGATCTGCTCGTCGTGCGCCACGGCCTGGCGGTTTTCCCGCCCGGAGTGCCCGTTTTGCGAGGCCCCGGGACCGTCGGCCCAGGTCTACGCCGTGCCGGGCTTCGACGGCGAACGGGTGGTGGCCTGCCGCCGCTGCAACCACTACCTGGCCGAACTGGTGGAGGACGCCCTGGCCGACTACGCGCCGGAAGTGGCCGGCCTGGCCCTGGCTCCGCTGGAACTGCTGGCCCGCCAGCACGGCCACATTCCCGCGGTGTTGGATTGGCGCCAGATGCCCTGGGCCTGA
- the fdnG gene encoding formate dehydrogenase-N subunit alpha — translation MGISRRGFMKLTGVGLACLGLKDLGLDPRPAAAYATTLRIEGAKEFQSTCPFCSCGCSILMFVKDGKFLSSEGDPDYPVSEGALCPKGAAFHAMHVSHHRILKPKYRAPGSDKWEEKDWDFVLDRIARRVKETRDRDFIEKNDKGQTVNRVESIFHLGTSQMDNEECAVTHQMLRSLGVVHIDHQARVUHSPTVPALAESFGRGAMTQHWIDIKNADVVLIMGSNAAEHHPISFKWVLKAKDAGATVIHVDPKFSRTSARSDFHVPLRSGTDIAFLGGLMKYIIDKELYFKQFVVEYTNASFLVADGFSFKDGLFSGFDPATKTYDRKTWTFDKDENGLVVKDKTLQHPRSVFQLLKKHYARYDIDTVSAVTGVSKDNLLKVWDAVAATGKPNKAATMMYALGWTQHSVGVQNIRCAGIIQLLLGNVGVAGGGINALRGEPNVQGSTDHALLYDSIPGYHPVPIAAWGTLADYLKANTPVSKDPKSVNWWQNRPKYVVSLLKSWYGDAATPENEFGYGWLPKIEPNLEYASLFMFDKMYKGKIKGGFIYGHNPAMSMPNTHKIRKALTNLDWFVIGEAHETETAAFWRQPGFDPKNVKTEVFLLPSCQRGEKDGTTSNSGRWHMWHYKAYEPAGDSKPMGWMVVEIMKRVKALYEKEGGAFTAPIVNLDWYKEYDPDFVAKKINGQYTRDVTVGDKLYKKGDQVPAFPMLTADGATTSMCWVYAGSYTAAGNLTKRRDHNQTPLQAKIGLFPNYSWAWPVNRRIIYNRASVDVNGKPYNPAKTVIAWEEGKWIGDVPDGPAPPMADPKGVYPFIMHTEGHGQLFGPGRVDGPFPEHYEPAETPVTVNPFSKQMNNPCMKVAESDMDALAKPGDPRFPIVLTTYSMTEHWCGGGDTRNTPPLLEAEPQLYVEMSQELAKEKGIKNGDPVILESLRGKVEAIAMVTVRMTPLQVAGKTLHLVGMPFCFGWTTPGVGDATNRLTVSVADPNTRIPEYKACLCNVRKADKVTELYR, via the coding sequence ATGGGCATTTCGCGACGTGGGTTCATGAAACTGACGGGGGTCGGGCTGGCCTGCCTGGGGCTTAAGGACCTCGGCCTCGATCCCCGTCCGGCGGCGGCGTACGCGACGACGCTGCGCATCGAAGGGGCCAAGGAATTTCAATCGACCTGTCCTTTCTGTTCCTGCGGCTGTAGCATCCTGATGTTCGTCAAGGACGGCAAATTCTTGAGCTCCGAGGGCGATCCGGACTATCCGGTCAGCGAAGGGGCGCTGTGCCCCAAGGGCGCGGCCTTCCACGCCATGCACGTCAGCCACCACCGCATCCTCAAGCCCAAGTACCGGGCGCCGGGCAGCGACAAGTGGGAGGAAAAGGACTGGGACTTCGTCCTCGACCGCATCGCCAGGCGCGTCAAGGAGACCCGCGACCGCGATTTCATCGAGAAAAACGACAAGGGCCAGACCGTCAACCGCGTCGAGTCCATCTTCCACCTCGGCACCTCCCAGATGGACAACGAGGAGTGCGCCGTCACCCATCAAATGCTGCGCAGCCTGGGGGTCGTCCATATCGACCACCAGGCCCGGGTCTGACACTCGCCCACGGTACCGGCTCTGGCAGAGTCGTTCGGACGCGGCGCGATGACCCAGCACTGGATTGACATCAAGAATGCGGACGTGGTGCTGATTATGGGCAGCAACGCCGCGGAACACCACCCCATCTCGTTTAAATGGGTACTCAAGGCCAAGGATGCCGGGGCCACCGTCATCCACGTGGACCCGAAATTCTCCCGCACCTCGGCCCGCAGCGATTTTCACGTGCCGCTGCGCTCCGGCACGGACATCGCCTTCCTGGGCGGCCTGATGAAGTACATCATCGACAAGGAACTCTACTTCAAGCAGTTCGTTGTCGAATACACCAACGCCTCGTTCCTCGTCGCCGACGGCTTCTCCTTCAAGGACGGCCTGTTCTCGGGCTTCGACCCGGCCACCAAGACCTACGACCGCAAGACCTGGACCTTCGACAAGGACGAGAACGGCCTCGTCGTCAAGGACAAGACCTTGCAGCATCCCCGCAGCGTCTTCCAGCTGCTCAAAAAGCACTATGCCCGCTACGACATCGACACCGTCTCGGCCGTGACAGGCGTGTCCAAGGACAACCTGCTCAAGGTCTGGGACGCCGTGGCCGCCACGGGCAAGCCCAACAAGGCCGCCACCATGATGTACGCCCTGGGCTGGACCCAGCACAGCGTGGGCGTGCAGAACATCCGTTGCGCCGGCATCATCCAGCTGCTTTTAGGCAACGTCGGCGTGGCCGGCGGCGGCATCAACGCGCTGCGCGGCGAACCCAACGTCCAGGGCTCCACGGACCACGCCCTGCTCTACGATTCCATTCCCGGCTACCATCCGGTGCCGATCGCCGCCTGGGGGACCCTGGCCGACTACCTCAAGGCCAACACGCCGGTTTCCAAGGACCCCAAAAGCGTCAACTGGTGGCAGAACCGGCCCAAGTACGTGGTCAGCCTGCTCAAGTCCTGGTACGGCGACGCGGCCACCCCGGAAAACGAGTTCGGCTACGGCTGGCTGCCCAAAATCGAGCCCAACCTCGAGTACGCCAGCCTGTTCATGTTCGACAAGATGTACAAGGGCAAGATCAAGGGCGGCTTCATCTACGGCCACAACCCGGCCATGTCCATGCCCAACACGCACAAGATCCGCAAGGCGCTGACCAACCTCGACTGGTTCGTCATCGGCGAGGCCCACGAGACCGAAACGGCCGCCTTCTGGCGCCAGCCGGGATTCGACCCCAAAAACGTCAAGACCGAGGTGTTCCTGCTGCCGTCGTGCCAGCGCGGCGAGAAGGACGGCACCACCTCCAATTCCGGCCGCTGGCACATGTGGCACTACAAGGCCTACGAGCCGGCCGGCGACAGCAAGCCCATGGGCTGGATGGTGGTCGAGATCATGAAGCGCGTCAAGGCGCTCTACGAGAAGGAAGGCGGCGCCTTCACCGCGCCCATCGTCAATCTCGACTGGTACAAGGAATACGACCCGGACTTCGTGGCCAAAAAGATCAACGGCCAGTACACCCGTGACGTCACCGTCGGCGACAAGCTCTACAAGAAGGGCGACCAGGTGCCGGCCTTCCCGATGCTCACCGCCGACGGCGCGACCACCAGCATGTGCTGGGTCTACGCCGGCAGCTACACGGCCGCCGGCAACCTGACCAAGCGCCGGGACCACAACCAGACGCCCCTGCAGGCCAAGATCGGGCTTTTCCCGAACTACTCCTGGGCCTGGCCGGTCAACCGGCGCATCATCTACAACCGCGCCTCGGTGGACGTGAACGGCAAGCCCTACAACCCGGCCAAGACCGTCATCGCCTGGGAAGAGGGCAAATGGATCGGCGACGTGCCGGACGGGCCGGCGCCCCCCATGGCCGACCCCAAGGGCGTCTACCCGTTCATCATGCACACCGAGGGCCACGGCCAGCTCTTCGGCCCCGGCCGGGTGGACGGCCCCTTCCCCGAGCACTACGAGCCGGCGGAAACGCCCGTCACGGTCAACCCCTTCTCCAAGCAGATGAACAACCCCTGCATGAAGGTGGCCGAAAGCGACATGGACGCCCTGGCCAAGCCGGGCGACCCGCGCTTCCCCATCGTGCTGACCACCTACAGCATGACCGAGCACTGGTGCGGCGGCGGCGACACCCGCAACACCCCGCCGCTGCTGGAGGCCGAACCCCAGCTCTACGTCGAGATGAGCCAGGAGCTGGCCAAGGAAAAAGGCATCAAGAACGGCGATCCGGTCATCCTCGAAAGCCTGCGCGGCAAGGTCGAGGCCATCGCCATGGTCACCGTGCGCATGACCCCGCTTCAGGTCGCGGGAAAAACCCTTCACCTCGTCGGCATGCCGTTTTGCTTCGGCTGGACCACGCCGGGCGTGGGCGACGCCACCAACCGCCTGACGGTGTCGGTGGCCGATCCCAACACCCGCATTCCGGAGTACAAGGCCTGCCTGTGCAACGTGCGCAAGGCCGACAAGGTGACGGAACTCTACCGCTAA
- a CDS encoding 4Fe-4S dicluster domain-containing protein encodes MPKTFFIDTSRCTACRGCQVACKEWHQHKSVPTKQTGTHQNPPDFTPFNFKIVRFSEHKIDGRIKWLFFPDQCRHCINPPCKDAADAYVPGAIIQDEATGAVLYTDLTKKLTIDQAREVRDVCPYAIPVRDEDSGQLTKCDWCIDRQRAGMLPACVKTCCTGTMNYGERADMLALAQKSLAKVKETHPQAQLLDEDYLGVIYLVTEPRKLYHEYAERREPRGPQGPMSRQAFLAMLARPVTRMRG; translated from the coding sequence ATGCCCAAGACCTTTTTCATCGACACCTCCCGCTGCACGGCCTGCCGGGGTTGCCAGGTGGCCTGCAAGGAATGGCACCAGCACAAGTCCGTGCCGACCAAACAGACCGGCACCCACCAGAACCCGCCGGACTTCACGCCGTTCAACTTCAAGATCGTGCGGTTTTCCGAACACAAGATCGACGGCCGGATCAAGTGGCTGTTCTTCCCGGACCAATGCCGCCATTGCATCAACCCGCCCTGCAAGGACGCGGCCGACGCCTACGTGCCCGGGGCCATCATCCAGGACGAGGCCACGGGGGCGGTGCTCTACACCGACCTGACCAAAAAGCTCACCATCGACCAGGCCCGGGAAGTGCGCGACGTGTGCCCCTACGCCATCCCGGTGCGGGACGAGGACTCGGGCCAGCTCACCAAATGCGACTGGTGCATCGACCGCCAGCGGGCCGGCATGCTGCCGGCCTGCGTGAAGACCTGCTGCACCGGGACCATGAACTACGGCGAGCGGGCCGACATGCTGGCCCTGGCCCAGAAGTCCCTGGCCAAGGTCAAGGAGACCCATCCCCAGGCCCAACTCCTCGACGAGGACTACCTGGGCGTCATCTACCTCGTCACCGAGCCCCGCAAACTCTACCATGAATACGCCGAGCGCCGGGAACCTCGCGGCCCGCAAGGCCCGATGTCGCGGCAGGCGTTTCTGGCCATGCTGGCCCGGCCGGTCACCCGGATGCGCGGCTAG